From a single Nostoc sp. MS1 genomic region:
- a CDS encoding DICT sensory domain-containing protein codes for MLEGSILQRLEASHRHSTRPIRFGVYYKNTLVALCHALEDHILADESQPLVITAFQRGKWYLQEAQRYADIAKSSRQIAIMAAPDAGFAEHPTSQLPNVDLVALDPSDPVAQEWHLIILSSNYTAMVLCQELSEADYGVGGRPDSDLERKFYGLWTFEPELVRETAELAIAHIQKYNPELAEKLLAYDQEIEKGAIASDELSSVVSLVVDYLQIGQEELSIPAAIRHQALDNNLVSNEIQAFLRMAQLMDLADIKNPQAAAEVATLAETLAQLLDLPAWQIKRLKLAGLLHRIDPLQKAESIFTGGSYPQYQESAPSCPLTCALVPGAQALRKMSRLRAVAQIITHQTEWWDGTGQPTGLAGDEIPLESRILALVAEFQWQVNQKKVTNQNRQEIFVQALEECRKQASRFDPKLIDALSLLVMGLQQGLDLPLMTPKFSTGMWLLDSRWDSHSKTNEQMSSYPQ; via the coding sequence ATGTTAGAAGGTTCAATCCTACAACGGCTAGAAGCGTCCCATCGTCACAGCACCAGACCGATTCGATTCGGGGTGTATTACAAAAATACTCTGGTTGCCCTTTGTCATGCTTTGGAAGACCATATATTGGCAGATGAAAGTCAACCCTTGGTTATTACTGCCTTCCAACGGGGTAAGTGGTATTTACAAGAAGCCCAAAGATATGCAGACATTGCCAAGTCTAGCCGCCAAATTGCGATTATGGCAGCACCAGATGCGGGTTTTGCTGAACATCCTACCAGCCAATTGCCAAATGTGGATTTAGTCGCTTTAGATCCATCTGACCCAGTAGCGCAAGAATGGCATTTGATTATCTTGTCATCAAATTACACAGCAATGGTACTTTGTCAAGAGTTATCTGAGGCTGATTATGGTGTAGGTGGAAGACCGGATTCTGATTTAGAGCGGAAGTTTTATGGGTTGTGGACTTTTGAGCCGGAGTTGGTGAGAGAGACAGCAGAGTTAGCGATCGCGCATATTCAAAAGTACAATCCAGAGTTAGCCGAAAAACTACTCGCCTATGACCAGGAGATTGAGAAAGGAGCGATCGCCTCAGACGAATTGAGTAGTGTCGTTTCTCTTGTGGTAGATTACCTGCAAATAGGACAAGAAGAATTATCTATCCCCGCCGCCATTCGCCACCAAGCCTTAGATAACAACTTAGTTTCTAACGAAATTCAAGCATTTTTGCGCATGGCGCAGCTAATGGATTTAGCCGATATTAAAAATCCCCAAGCCGCCGCCGAAGTCGCAACTTTAGCAGAAACCTTGGCGCAACTTTTGGATCTACCTGCATGGCAAATTAAAAGATTAAAACTAGCAGGATTATTACACCGCATAGATCCATTGCAAAAAGCCGAAAGTATTTTCACGGGTGGAAGCTACCCACAATATCAAGAATCAGCCCCCAGTTGTCCATTAACTTGTGCTTTAGTACCAGGAGCGCAAGCATTACGCAAAATGTCAAGATTACGGGCTGTAGCGCAAATTATTACTCATCAGACCGAGTGGTGGGATGGTACAGGGCAACCTACTGGTTTAGCCGGTGATGAAATTCCCCTAGAGTCGAGAATTTTAGCTTTAGTTGCAGAGTTTCAGTGGCAAGTTAACCAGAAAAAAGTCACAAATCAAAATCGCCAAGAAATATTTGTACAAGCGTTGGAAGAATGCCGCAAGCAAGCAAGCCGCTTTGACCCTAAACTGATAGATGCCCTATCTTTATTAGTCATGGGCTTGCAACAGGGACTTGACTTACCCTTAATGACACCAAAATTTAGTACAGGTATGTGGCTACTTGATTCCCGATGGGATAGCCATAGTAAGACTAATGAGCAGATGAGTAGTTACCCACAATGA
- a CDS encoding pentapeptide repeat-containing protein has product MNIDAIKQGQLKQLPGANLEDEELSQLDLSRINLAGANLVGTNFAGSKLEGGHLEGANLMGATLQEADLRANLMGANLMQADLTGADLRGSNLRGANLMGARLSDVTLAGAFLSGANLMNVNLQGVDLRSADLRGVNLTGANLKGADLSRTDLQGALLSEANLEEADLRGANLAGANLTGANLLCAELEGANLQGINLDKACFVGTLLETSL; this is encoded by the coding sequence ATGAATATTGATGCTATTAAACAAGGACAACTCAAACAACTGCCAGGAGCTAATCTAGAAGATGAAGAACTCTCCCAACTAGATTTAAGCCGCATCAATTTGGCTGGCGCTAACCTTGTCGGTACTAATTTCGCTGGTTCTAAACTCGAAGGTGGGCATTTAGAAGGGGCTAACTTGATGGGTGCAACCCTACAAGAAGCTGACTTGAGGGCGAACCTGATGGGAGCCAATTTGATGCAGGCAGATTTAACAGGCGCGGACTTGCGTGGTAGCAATTTACGTGGTGCTAACCTGATGGGAGCCAGACTTAGCGACGTTACTTTGGCAGGTGCTTTCTTGAGTGGCGCTAATTTGATGAACGTCAATTTACAAGGCGTTGACTTACGCAGTGCTGACTTGCGAGGCGTTAACCTGACAGGGGCTAACTTGAAAGGCGCAGACTTAAGCCGTACTGATTTACAAGGTGCGTTGTTAAGCGAGGCGAATCTCGAAGAAGCCGACTTACGGGGGGCAAATCTGGCGGGGGCGAATTTGACAGGAGCTAACTTACTCTGTGCAGAGTTAGAAGGCGCAAATTTGCAAGGTATTAACTTAGATAAAGCCTGTTTTGTAGGAACATTACTAGAAACGAGTTTGTAA
- a CDS encoding Uma2 family endonuclease, translating to MVRNHPQYQTIPQLENGDKLTRYEFERRYNATPNIRKAELIEGIVYIAPNAVRFRSHAEPHGWITGWVGTYVAATPCVSSGVKTTVRLDWDNEFQPDIILLIDQAAGGQAIISEDDYIEGAPELVVEIVASSVAIDLHAKKQAYRRNGVKEYIVWQVLEQKLTWFYLEQGEYLELEPDADGIIRSLIFPGLWLAVTELLAGNKQAVVNVLQTGLQSPEHGAFVQQLAQGSNS from the coding sequence ATGGTAAGAAATCATCCACAATATCAAACAATTCCTCAATTAGAAAACGGCGACAAACTCACTCGTTACGAATTTGAGCGCCGCTACAACGCTACACCTAACATTAGAAAAGCCGAATTGATTGAGGGAATTGTTTATATCGCGCCTAATGCTGTGCGTTTTAGAAGTCACGCTGAACCGCATGGTTGGATAACTGGTTGGGTAGGTACTTACGTAGCAGCTACACCTTGTGTATCTTCTGGAGTGAAAACAACTGTACGCCTAGACTGGGATAACGAATTTCAACCAGATATTATTTTACTCATTGACCAAGCAGCAGGCGGTCAAGCAATAATAAGCGAAGATGATTATATTGAAGGTGCGCCGGAGTTAGTTGTAGAAATTGTTGCTAGTAGTGTAGCGATTGACCTTCATGCTAAAAAACAAGCTTATCGTCGTAACGGAGTTAAAGAATACATCGTTTGGCAAGTGCTTGAGCAAAAATTGACTTGGTTTTATCTAGAACAAGGTGAGTATTTAGAATTAGAGCCTGACGCTGATGGAATTATCCGCAGTCTCATTTTTCCTGGCTTGTGGTTAGCAGTGACCGAGTTATTAGCAGGAAATAAGCAGGCTGTTGTGAATGTTTTACAAACAGGCTTACAATCTCCTGAACACGGGGCTTTTGTTCAGCAATTAGCACAGGGAAGTAATTCGTAA